The genomic window tgggggtcAGAGCGCAGTGAGGCTAGGCGGTGGGAGCATGGACAGGGTCCTGAGCGCCCCCTTGTCTCTCCCACAGTGTGCTCACGCTGACCCCTGCTTCCCTGGGGCCAGCTGCATCAACACTGTGCCTGGCTTCCACTGTGAAGCCTGTCCTCGCGGCTATAAGGGCACTCGGGTGTCCGGTGTGGGCATCGACTACGCCCGCGCCAGCAAACAGGTTAGCTCGGCCAGAGGGTAAAGACGAGGTCTGGGGCTTGCGGGGACCAGGGGCTTCTGGGCTGGGTACGGGGTCCTTGTGAGAAACGGGACGGGGCTACCAGCTGGTGCGCTGGCTTTGCGGGAGGGGCCCGGCTGTGGGTCCGGTTTCACCCAGAGTCTGCCCCGTCAGGTCTGCAATGATGTGGACGAATGCAACGACGGGAACAACGGTGGCTGTGACCCAAACTCCATCTGCACCAACACCGTGGTGAGCCATGTGCCTGGAGTGTGTCCGGAGAGTGGGGCGTGCGgccacacgcacacacgcgcacgcgcCACTGCAGAGTTCCTGCCACACCTCCTTCGTCCCCAGGGCAGGCCACCCTGACGTGGCTCATACTGGCTCCGAACCTGGGTTCTGCTTCTTACGGTGGCTGGTAGCAGGTCTCCTGGGGCTTAGTGTCACCACCTGGAAGCTGGGGCTATGAGACACCCGCGAGGCTGCCAGGAGAGGCCAGGGGCCATGACTGTCCTAGTGGGCATCAGGCCAGGAGCGCCCATCCCACACCCCTTGGGCGGGACAGCCCCGGGTCCTGAGTACCCAGCAGGCTGACCCTCCTCCCTGACATGCCGCTTCCTGGTTCTCAGGGCTCTTTCAAGTGTGGCCCCTGTCGCCTGGGCTTCCTGGGGAACCAGAGCCAGGGCTGCCTCCCAGCCCGCACCTGCCACAGCCCAGCCCACAGCCCCTGCCACGTCCACGCGCACTGTCTCTTTGAGCGCAACGGAGCAGTGTCCTGCGTGGTGAGCTGGGCCTGGGgcttgggagggagagggaaggttTGGAAAACGGGGGTCGGGCCGTGAGCCTGCATGGGGCCTGGGATGGGGGCCTGCGTGGGAAGGGGCCCAGGAACCACTTGGGGAAAACAAGGGCTGGAGCAGGAAAAGGCCGGTGTGAGGAGATAGGCCTGGCCCTCATTCCTACTCTTCCCGTGGCCCAGTGTAACGTGGGCTGGGCTGGGAACGGGAATGTATGTGGGACCGACACGGACATCGATGGCTACCCGGACCAGGCCCTGCCGTGCATGGACAACAACAAGCACTGCAAGCAGGTGTGCGGCCAGTGGGTAGGGGTGGGGCTGGTGGGCAGGCAGGTGtgggcaggctggggcaggggtggagcacgcaggcaggggtgggtgtccaggctggggcaggggtggagcaGACGGGCAGAGTTGAGCCggccaggctgggccaggccACAATCCCATCTGGGTTCCTCCTCGACCTTTAGGACAATTGCCTTTTGACACCCAACTCTGGGCAGGAAGACGCCGACAACGACGGTGTGGGGGACCAGTGTGATGACGACGCTGATGGGGATGGGATCAAGAACGTGGAGGTGGCTCCTGGCGGCCCTGTCCCTTGCggctcctctgctcctctctatGCCTTGTCCCATAACCCTGTCCCCTCTTGGTCTCTGGCGGCGCTGCAGAAAGGGCCCCAGGGCTCCCATTCGGGCGTAGACCCTGTGCCAAGATGAGATGGATTCTGTGGAGGGTGGGTGGGCGCAGCATGACTACAGACATGGGCACGGGGACGGGGTGTGGGTAGGTTCCCAGGGGTGTAAGGGCGGCCTGACTCTTCCTCTCACCCCAGGACAACTGCCGACTGTTCCCCAACAAGGACCAGCAAAACTCTGACACAGACTCTTTTGGGGATGCTTGTGACAACTGCCCCAACGTCCCCAACAATGACCAGAAGGACACAGACAGCAACGGGGAAGGGGACGCATGtgacaatgatgtggatggagatGGTGCCACTGGGGCTGGGGGACTGGGAGGCCCTAGCAGTGGGAAGGAGGCATGGCTGGGCGGTCTAAGCACCacaggggtggcctgggtgggCGAAGCGCCCTGGGAATGGGAAGAAGGGGGGCAGGGCGAGGCAGGAGAGGGCTAGGGGGTGTCCTCTGCATGGGACGCCAGCTCCAGAAGACAGCATGACCTGTTGTAGTGACAGGCTTGTGTCCCTGCATGTCTCCTAGGCATCCCCAACGGACTGGACAATTGCCCTAAGGTCCCTAACCCACTGCAGACAGACAGGGATGAGGACGGGGTGGGAGATGCCTGTGACAGCTGCCCTGAAATGAGCAATCCTACTCAGGtactggggctggggaggggagggccctgGGGTGAGGCCATGGCCCTTCCCATGGGAAGTGGTCCGGCCCCGGTCTGCGGAGTTATCAGGAGGTGGAGAGAatgggcatctctctctctcagacagaTGCCGACAGTGACCTGGTGGGGGATGTCTGTGACACCAACGAGGACAGGTAGGGCAGGCCAAGACACAGACGGTCCTCCCCGGGTTCCTTTACTTTCTTGTGGTACATTGTTTCCCGCGTGGTTTAGCCTTGATTCTCCACTCCTGTTGAGCAggagcccctcccccaagtcTAGCCTCCACTCCTGCTGCCGGACATTCGCCTCACCTGGCTGGCTGTGGGGCACACCCCTGACTTCTGAGCAGAAGATGGGGGATGGACGTGGTACTTTTAGAGCCTTTATTTGGTGCCTGTTCTGGGCAGCGATGGGGATGGACATCAGGACACCAAGGACAACTGCCCAGAACTGCCAAACAGCTCCCAGCTGGACTCAGACAATGATGGACTCGGAGACGAGTGTGATGGGGATGACGACAATGACGGGGTCCCAGACTACATGCCTCCAGGTCCTGACAACTGTCGCCTTGTACCCAACCCCAATCAGAAGGACTCAGACGGTGAGGCCGGGGTCCCACAGAGGCCTGCACTGGTGGGGGCCCTGCACAGGGCGGGGTGGCAGGTGCCACTGGGGCCAAGCCAGGAAGGCGAGGCCCGATGGGCGGTGTGGTGGTGTCCAGAGCCCACTGCCAGGCCTTCCTGAGCCCTTGGCCTCACTCTGCCCAGGCAATGGCGTTGGCGATGTGTGTGAGGATGACTTCGACAATGACGCAGTAGCCGACCCCCTGGACGTGTGCCCTGAGAGTGCAGAGGTGACCTTAACGGATTTCCGGGCCTATCAGACCGTCGTCTTGGACCCTGAGGGAGATGCTCAGATTGACCCAAACTGGGTTGTGCTCAACCAGGTACTGCAGCCatgggctgggcaggggctgtTAGGCCAGGCCACCAGGTGGGGCCCTGGTGGGGCTGTGTCCCCGGAACagggttttcttctttcctgaactCCATCAGGGCATGGAAATCGTTCAGACCATGAACAGTGACCCTGGCTTGGCGGTCGGTATGTACGGAGCACCCGGTTCCAACACTTCCACCTGGAGGAACCCtacaggggcagggggcaggggccaaGCTGAGCACACATCTCACAGGCATTGTTTCCCACCCCGAGTGCCCCATGGGCCACTAGTGGCTTGGCCACCCCTGACCCAGATCCCACCCCCCCCCAGGCTACACGGCCTTCAACGGTGTGGACTTTGAAGGCACCTTTCACGTGAACACGGTGACTGATGACGACTACGCAGGCTTCCTTTTCAGCTATCAGGACAGCGGCCGCTTCTACGTGGTCATGTGGAAGCAGACGGAGCAGACCTACTGGCAGGCCACACCCTTCCGGGCTGTCGCGCAGCCAGGGCTGCAGCTCAAGGTGGGCAGCTGCCCggagcccccagcccagggccctcaCCCCAAGCCTCCCCGAGCTTCCCCCACTGCCTGAGTGGGAACCCTCTTTCTCAGACATCTGGCCTGGAGGTTGGCTTCCAGGGGACTCCAGAACGTGCTCCCGCCCCCCTTGACTTCCTTTTCCATCTGTGCTTACCAGTCTGCTGATTGGGTCCCACGGTTGACCCCCTGTCTTTGCCAATATTCTCCAGGCGGTGACATCTGTGTCAGGCCCGGGTGAGCACCTCCGGAATGCCCTGTGGCATACTGGCCACACCCCCGATCAGGTCCGGCTGCTGTGGACTGACCCCCGAAACGTGGGCTGGCGGGACAAGACTTCCTACCGCTGGCAGCTGCTGCACCGGCCTCAAGTGGGCTACATCCggtgaggggaggggctgagcccTGCAGGGTGGGGGGACCCACAGGCCCGGCCTGGCTTGCTTTGGCCTGGCTTGGCCTTCAGCTGGGACTCCCCACGGGCTGCCCCTGCACTCTGCTCCTCAGTGCCCTGGGCCCTGGACTGGGACTGGGGccacttccctctctgccctccaccaCGGATGTCCCGCCtcagccctgctctgggccctaGGGCTCGTGCTCCCCAGGACCCACAGGCTGTGTGGGGCCGTTTTCCCTTCTGTAAGGTGAGGGCGTGTTTGGGAGCCTGCAAACCACAGGACAGGCCGTGGAGAGGCCCTCCGCTCCGGCCCCTTCCGTGGTACATCCCAGAAGCCACCCCATCACCACGTCTGACCCGGAAGGGGTCATCATTTGCCCAAGAGTAAACCAAGGCCCAGACTGCACACCTCTGAGCAGCAGGGCTAGGACTTCTCAGTCGGGCGCTGTGGTCACCCCTGCGCGCTTCCTAGTCAGCAGGGATGACGGAAGGGAGGGGAAATGGCAAGAGCCCGCGGTCCAGGGACTTGGGCTGGTTTCCCTTTAAGGTGCCTGGGGCTGCAGGGTGccagggcagggggtgagggaggggggaCTAGAGCCTGGGAAGCGGGTGACTTCACCCCCCAGCCCATTGTGCTCATTGTCATGGCAACCCAATCCTCGCCTGGAATGCGGCTGGTGCTTTGAGATGCAAAGGGGGCTGACAAAGAGGCAGGGGCCCCAGGCCTGAGAAAGCACCccgtccctccccttcccttcctccctctccctccttccgtTCTCTCTCTGGCCCAGTGAG from Lutra lutra chromosome 15, mLutLut1.2, whole genome shotgun sequence includes these protein-coding regions:
- the THBS3 gene encoding thrombospondin-3 isoform X2, with protein sequence METQKLRGALALLLLCTLASASQDLQVIDLLTVGESRQMTAVAEKIRAALLTAADIYLLSTFRLPPKQGGVLFGLYSRQDNTRWLEVSVVGKINKVLVRYQREDGRVHAVHLQQAGLADGRTHTALLRLRGPARPSPALQLYVDCKLGDQHSGLPALAPIPPAEVDGLEVRTGQKAYLRMQVKEMSLIRNAIMECQVCGFHEQRSHCSPNPCFRGVDCMEVYEYPGYRCGPCPPGLQGNGTHCVDIDECAHADPCFPGASCINTVPGFHCEACPRGYKGTRVSGVGIDYARASKQVCNDVDECNDGNNGGCDPNSICTNTVGSFKCGPCRLGFLGNQSQGCLPARTCHSPAHSPCHVHAHCLFERNGAVSCVCNVGWAGNGNVCGTDTDIDGYPDQALPCMDNNKHCKQDNCLLTPNSGQEDADNDGVGDQCDDDADGDGIKNVEDNCRLFPNKDQQNSDTDSFGDACDNCPNVPNNDQKDTDSNGEGDACDNDVDGDGIPNGLDNCPKVPNPLQTDRDEDGVGDACDSCPEMSNPTQTDADSDLVGDVCDTNEDSDGDGHQDTKDNCPELPNSSQLDSDNDGLGDECDGDDDNDGVPDYMPPGPDNCRLVPNPNQKDSDGNGVGDVCEDDFDNDAVADPLDVCPESAEVTLTDFRAYQTVVLDPEGDAQIDPNWVVLNQGMEIVQTMNSDPGLAVGYTAFNGVDFEGTFHVNTVTDDDYAGFLFSYQDSGRFYVVMWKQTEQTYWQATPFRAVAQPGLQLKAVTSVSGPGEHLRNALWHTGHTPDQVRLLWTDPRNVGWRDKTSYRWQLLHRPQVGYIRVKLYEGPQLVADSGVVIDTAMRGGRLGVFCFSQENIIWSNLQYRCNDTVPEDFEPFRRQLLQGRV
- the THBS3 gene encoding thrombospondin-3 isoform X3 yields the protein MEVYEYPGYRCGPCPPGLQGNGTHCVDIDECAHADPCFPGASCINTVPGFHCEACPRGYKGTRVSGVGIDYARASKQVCNDVDECNDGNNGGCDPNSICTNTVGSFKCGPCRLGFLGNQSQGCLPARTCHSPAHSPCHVHAHCLFERNGAVSCVCNVGWAGNGNVCGTDTDIDGYPDQALPCMDNNKHCKQDNCLLTPNSGQEDADNDGVGDQCDDDADGDGIKNVEDNCRLFPNKDQQNSDTDSFGDACDNCPNVPNNDQKDTDSNGEGDACDNDVDGDGIPNGLDNCPKVPNPLQTDRDEDGVGDACDSCPEMSNPTQTDADSDLVGDVCDTNEDSDGDGHQDTKDNCPELPNSSQLDSDNDGLGDECDGDDDNDGVPDYMPPGPDNCRLVPNPNQKDSDGNGVGDVCEDDFDNDAVADPLDVCPESAEVTLTDFRAYQTVVLDPEGDAQIDPNWVVLNQGMEIVQTMNSDPGLAVGYTAFNGVDFEGTFHVNTVTDDDYAGFLFSYQDSGRFYVVMWKQTEQTYWQATPFRAVAQPGLQLKAVTSVSGPGEHLRNALWHTGHTPDQVRLLWTDPRNVGWRDKTSYRWQLLHRPQVGYIRVKLYEGPQLVADSGVVIDTAMRGGRLGVFCFSQENIIWSNLQYRCNDTVPEDFEPFRRQLLQGRV
- the THBS3 gene encoding thrombospondin-3 isoform X1 produces the protein METQKLRGALALLLLCTLASASQDLQVIDLLTVGESRQMTAVAEKIRAALLTAADIYLLSTFRLPPKQGGVLFGLYSRQDNTRWLEVSVVGKINKVLVRYQREDGRVHAVHLQQAGLADGRTHTALLRLRGPARPSPALQLYVDCKLGDQHSGLPALAPIPPAEVDGLEVRTGQKAYLRMQGFVESMKMILGGSMARVGALSECPFQGDESIHSAVASALHSILGEQTKALVTQLTLFNQILVELRDDIRDQVKEMSLIRNAIMECQVCGFHEQRSHCSPNPCFRGVDCMEVYEYPGYRCGPCPPGLQGNGTHCVDIDECAHADPCFPGASCINTVPGFHCEACPRGYKGTRVSGVGIDYARASKQVCNDVDECNDGNNGGCDPNSICTNTVGSFKCGPCRLGFLGNQSQGCLPARTCHSPAHSPCHVHAHCLFERNGAVSCVCNVGWAGNGNVCGTDTDIDGYPDQALPCMDNNKHCKQDNCLLTPNSGQEDADNDGVGDQCDDDADGDGIKNVEDNCRLFPNKDQQNSDTDSFGDACDNCPNVPNNDQKDTDSNGEGDACDNDVDGDGIPNGLDNCPKVPNPLQTDRDEDGVGDACDSCPEMSNPTQTDADSDLVGDVCDTNEDSDGDGHQDTKDNCPELPNSSQLDSDNDGLGDECDGDDDNDGVPDYMPPGPDNCRLVPNPNQKDSDGNGVGDVCEDDFDNDAVADPLDVCPESAEVTLTDFRAYQTVVLDPEGDAQIDPNWVVLNQGMEIVQTMNSDPGLAVGYTAFNGVDFEGTFHVNTVTDDDYAGFLFSYQDSGRFYVVMWKQTEQTYWQATPFRAVAQPGLQLKAVTSVSGPGEHLRNALWHTGHTPDQVRLLWTDPRNVGWRDKTSYRWQLLHRPQVGYIRVKLYEGPQLVADSGVVIDTAMRGGRLGVFCFSQENIIWSNLQYRCNDTVPEDFEPFRRQLLQGRV